The Sporosarcina sp. Te-1 DNA window AAATGGAGAGGAATTGGCAGGAGAGTTCTTTGTTCAAGAGCGGAAATTACACCATGATAGGGGAGGAAGGACGCCTAGGTTTCATTTACGACGATTCAGAAGTCGTACGGTTTTATCCAGATAAGATACAAAAATATATGTGGCATTTTTGGGGAGCGGAAGACGAACTGGATGGGGGTTTGAAAGTCGTAGCTACGCATGAAAAGGATAACAACCCCATCGTTCTATTGGAAACGGATCTTGGAGGGCCGAACAATGGAGCGGATCGGCATACGCCATCGAATCTGTCGCTACCAAAGAGTGGCATGTGGAAATTAGATGCTTACATTGAGGAACAATTATTTGGTACGGTATTTGTGAAAGTTCATGATGAGAATTAGTTGAATGAATTGGTGTGATTACTCAAAATACAAGTCCCAATGCAGCCCGCATCCAGGGTTGAAAGCTGCTCTGCAACTTGGACATACCGACTGGCATTCTCTATACTCATTCACCGTCAATTCATACCCGCATCCTCCACACAGGATCGCTTTCTCGTTGAACTGTTCAGCAGGCCAAACAGCCGGATTTCCGCAGCCTGATTCTTTGTGGCAATCAAAACAAGGGTAATACGTGTTACAGCAATAAAATTTGATGGCAATGATATCGAGCGGGGAATGGTAATGGGCACAACGTGTTTCTGTATCGATTCCGTT harbors:
- a CDS encoding CHY zinc finger protein codes for the protein MICHGHEVKGNGIDTETRCAHYHSPLDIIAIKFYCCNTYYPCFDCHKESGCGNPAVWPAEQFNEKAILCGGCGYELTVNEYRECQSVCPSCRAAFNPGCGLHWDLYFE